In Thermomonas carbonis, a single genomic region encodes these proteins:
- the moaC gene encoding cyclic pyranopterin monophosphate synthase MoaC, whose translation MAKKQATLTHLDPAGRPAMVDVSAKSVTARVAQAECRVKFPPAIAVQLRDNGLKSAKGGIVDTAIIAGTMAVKKTHELIPFCHPLPVDGCRFSIDWCDARTLRIDCTVKTTHRTGVEMEALTGATVAALTVYDMCKALSHAIVIGPAKLLGKRGGKRDVGWLA comes from the coding sequence ATGGCGAAGAAACAAGCAACGCTCACCCACCTCGACCCTGCCGGTCGCCCGGCGATGGTCGATGTCTCCGCAAAGTCCGTGACCGCGCGCGTGGCGCAGGCCGAATGCCGGGTGAAGTTCCCGCCCGCGATCGCCGTGCAGCTGCGCGACAACGGCTTGAAAAGCGCCAAGGGCGGCATCGTCGACACCGCGATCATCGCCGGCACCATGGCGGTGAAGAAGACGCACGAACTGATCCCGTTCTGCCATCCGCTGCCGGTCGATGGCTGCCGGTTTTCGATCGACTGGTGTGATGCGCGAACGCTGCGCATCGACTGCACGGTCAAGACCACGCACCGCACCGGCGTGGAAATGGAAGCGCTGACCGGTGCCACCGTCGCCGCGCTCACGGTCTACGACATGTGCAAGGCACTGAGCCACGCCATCGTCATCGGCCCGGCGAAATTGCTTGGCAAGCGTGGCGGCAAGCGCGACGTGGGTTGGCTGGCATGA
- a CDS encoding molybdenum cofactor biosynthesis protein MoaE, which yields MAHFRLSDAPIDAIALQAGLRDPRAGACASFEGWVRDHNDGQSVNGLRYEAYAELAEREGAAILAEALQRFEIIDAACVHRVGDLSIGDLAVWVGASAAHRGPAFEACRWIIDEVKARVPIWKHERYAGGQAGWLHPDQ from the coding sequence ATGGCCCATTTCCGCCTCTCGGATGCACCGATCGACGCCATCGCGCTGCAGGCCGGCCTGCGCGATCCGCGTGCCGGTGCCTGCGCGAGCTTCGAGGGCTGGGTGCGCGACCATAACGATGGCCAGTCCGTGAACGGATTGCGCTACGAGGCCTACGCCGAATTGGCCGAGCGCGAAGGCGCGGCGATCCTGGCCGAAGCCCTGCAACGCTTCGAGATCATCGATGCCGCCTGCGTGCACCGCGTGGGCGATCTATCCATCGGCGACCTCGCGGTTTGGGTGGGGGCGAGTGCCGCCCATCGCGGTCCGGCCTTCGAGGCCTGCCGCTGGATCATCGACGAGGTCAAGGCGCGGGTGCCGATCTGGAAGCACGAGCGCTATGCCGGCGGCCAGGCTGGCTGGCTGCACCCCGACCAGTGA
- a CDS encoding glycosyltransferase family 9 protein: MPNPAAPRSLCLLRLSALGDVTHVLPLLHTLRSAWPDVAITWVIGKGEHRLLTGLPGVRFVEYDKKTGLAGMRALRRELAQRFDVLLQLQVSARANLLSAFIPARRRVGYDRSRSKDGHGLFINERIPDRPGIHVLDAIGSFCEPLGLVRDDVTWNLPVPDDAHAWASAQWDDDGRPVLMVSPCSSHALRNWRAERHAALADHAVAQGWRIVLCGGRSELERATGDAILASMSARDGVLDLIGKDTLKQLPALLARADLLVTPDSGPMHIANSMGTKVLGLHAASNPNRSGPYSERRFCVDRYDDAARKYRGKPAAELKWGTKIEADGVMDLITVEDAVDAFERYRAAQP, translated from the coding sequence GTGCCAAACCCCGCCGCGCCGCGTTCACTCTGCCTGCTGCGGCTGTCCGCGCTCGGCGACGTCACCCATGTCCTGCCGTTGCTGCACACGCTGCGCAGCGCATGGCCGGATGTCGCGATCACCTGGGTCATCGGCAAGGGCGAACATCGGCTGCTCACCGGGCTGCCGGGCGTGCGCTTCGTCGAATACGACAAGAAGACCGGCCTGGCAGGCATGCGTGCGCTGCGCCGCGAACTCGCCCAGCGCTTCGATGTGCTCCTGCAATTGCAGGTCTCCGCCCGCGCCAACCTGTTGTCCGCATTCATCCCCGCACGCCGGCGCGTGGGCTATGACCGTTCGCGCAGCAAGGATGGCCACGGCCTGTTCATCAACGAACGGATCCCGGATCGCCCCGGCATCCACGTGCTGGACGCGATCGGCAGCTTCTGCGAGCCACTGGGGCTGGTGCGCGATGACGTCACCTGGAACCTGCCCGTTCCCGACGACGCGCATGCCTGGGCAAGCGCGCAATGGGACGACGATGGCCGGCCGGTGCTGATGGTCTCGCCCTGCTCCAGCCACGCCCTGCGGAACTGGCGCGCGGAGCGTCATGCGGCACTGGCCGATCACGCAGTCGCACAGGGTTGGCGGATCGTGCTGTGCGGCGGCCGCAGCGAATTGGAACGCGCGACCGGCGACGCGATCCTTGCTTCGATGTCCGCGCGCGACGGCGTGCTCGACCTGATCGGCAAGGACACCCTGAAGCAATTGCCCGCCCTGCTCGCCCGCGCCGACCTGCTGGTCACCCCGGATTCCGGCCCGATGCACATCGCCAACTCGATGGGCACCAAAGTGCTTGGCCTGCATGCAGCCAGCAACCCGAATCGCAGCGGGCCGTACTCCGAACGCCGCTTCTGCGTGGATCGCTACGACGATGCCGCGCGCAAGTACCGCGGCAAGCCCGCAGCCGAACTGAAGTGGGGCACGAAGATCGAGGCCGACGGCGTGATGGACCTGATCACGGTCGAGGATGCCGTCGATGCGTTTGAACGCTATCGAGCTGCGCAACCCTGA
- a CDS encoding DUF6165 family protein, producing the protein MSEILVPVSFGELLDKIAILQIKSERMNDPAKLANVRNELSALDTTWAAHPASQQDISALRADLKAVNERLWVIEDDIRVQEKAQAFDAEFVRLARAVYFENDIRARIKKDINLALGSSYVEEKSYQDYGTGQGA; encoded by the coding sequence ATGTCCGAAATCCTCGTCCCCGTGTCGTTCGGCGAACTGCTTGACAAGATCGCCATACTGCAGATCAAGTCCGAGCGCATGAACGATCCGGCCAAGCTGGCCAACGTGCGCAACGAGCTGTCCGCGCTGGACACGACTTGGGCAGCGCATCCGGCCTCGCAACAGGACATCTCCGCTCTGCGTGCCGACCTCAAGGCGGTCAACGAGCGCCTTTGGGTGATCGAGGACGACATCCGCGTGCAGGAAAAGGCGCAGGCCTTCGATGCCGAATTCGTCCGCCTGGCCCGCGCGGTGTACTTCGAGAACGACATCCGCGCGCGGATCAAGAAGGACATCAACCTGGCGCTGGGTTCCAGCTACGTGGAAGAGAAGTCGTACCAGGATTACGGCACCGGCCAGGGCGCCTGA
- a CDS encoding 3-deoxy-D-manno-octulosonic acid kinase, whose protein sequence is MTGFDANEHLTPFRDARGYGAILFDRTQLRQPDPAWFSPQHWGEAAQPVSEGGRGGAWFIQTGEGDAVLRQYLRGGWMTSLSRDGHLWRGINRVRSFAEFRLMRVLREKKLPVPMAFAAWYRREGMRYRAAILMQRLDGVRSLAALAAEGEAPWEQAGQLVARFHRAGLDHADLNAHNVLFDADGRGWMIDFDRSRLRIPATAWRQANLQRLLRSLRKRRGACSMAEVDAGFARLRAAYDAAWQRGY, encoded by the coding sequence ATGACCGGTTTCGACGCCAACGAACACCTGACGCCGTTCCGCGACGCACGCGGCTACGGGGCGATTCTGTTCGACCGCACCCAATTGCGCCAACCCGACCCCGCCTGGTTCTCGCCGCAGCACTGGGGCGAGGCCGCGCAACCGGTGTCGGAGGGCGGTCGTGGCGGCGCTTGGTTCATCCAGACCGGCGAGGGCGATGCGGTGCTGCGCCAGTACCTGCGCGGCGGCTGGATGACCAGCCTCAGCCGCGACGGTCACCTCTGGCGTGGCATCAATCGCGTGCGCAGCTTCGCCGAGTTCCGGCTGATGCGGGTGCTGCGCGAGAAGAAACTGCCGGTGCCGATGGCGTTCGCGGCGTGGTATCGGCGCGAGGGCATGCGCTACCGGGCTGCGATCCTGATGCAACGCCTGGATGGCGTGCGTTCGCTGGCAGCGCTGGCCGCCGAGGGCGAAGCGCCGTGGGAGCAGGCCGGCCAATTGGTCGCGCGCTTCCATCGCGCGGGCCTGGACCATGCCGACCTCAACGCGCACAACGTGCTGTTCGATGCCGACGGTCGCGGCTGGATGATCGACTTCGACCGCTCGCGCCTGCGCATCCCCGCGACCGCGTGGCGACAGGCCAACCTGCAGCGCCTGCTGCGTTCGCTGCGCAAGCGTCGTGGCGCATGCAGCATGGCCGAGGTGGATGCCGGCTTCGCCCGCCTGCGCGCCGCCTACGACGCCGCCTGGCAGCGGGGCTACTGA
- the moaA gene encoding GTP 3',8-cyclase MoaA codes for MPKPRDALARPLRDLRLSVIDACNFRCPYCMPADRIADDHGLDAASRLSFDEIETLVRGFARLGVRKLRLTGGEPLLRKRLPELVARLAAIDGIEDLALTTNGSLLAAHAHALRDAGLKRITVSLDTLDADAFRALSGVRGELRAVLAGIEAASAAGFGPIKLNCVIQRGVNDAGIETLAAFAREHGHLLRFIEYMDVGTCNGWSRERVVPSAEVRDRIAAVWPLRALDPNYRGEVAERYAYQDGSGEVGFVSSVSAPFCGDCHRARVSADGMLYTCLFAGQGHALREVLAAGEVALAAHVVALWSKRADRYSEVRSEAGASRKHVEMYLVGG; via the coding sequence ATGCCCAAGCCGCGCGATGCGTTGGCGCGGCCGCTGCGCGACCTGCGGCTGTCGGTGATCGACGCCTGCAATTTCCGTTGCCCGTATTGCATGCCGGCGGATCGCATCGCCGACGACCACGGCCTGGATGCAGCCTCGCGGCTGTCGTTCGACGAGATCGAAACCCTGGTGCGCGGCTTCGCTCGCCTGGGGGTACGCAAACTGCGCCTGACCGGCGGCGAGCCGCTGCTGCGCAAGCGCCTGCCGGAACTGGTGGCGCGGTTGGCCGCGATCGACGGCATCGAAGACCTCGCGTTGACCACCAATGGTTCGTTGCTGGCTGCGCATGCGCATGCGTTGCGCGATGCCGGCCTGAAGCGGATCACGGTTAGCCTGGACACGCTGGATGCCGACGCGTTCCGCGCGCTATCCGGCGTGCGCGGCGAGTTGCGCGCGGTGCTGGCCGGGATCGAGGCGGCTTCGGCTGCCGGCTTCGGCCCGATCAAGCTGAATTGCGTCATCCAGCGCGGGGTGAACGACGCTGGCATCGAAACACTGGCGGCATTCGCCCGCGAGCACGGCCACCTGCTCCGTTTCATCGAGTACATGGACGTCGGCACCTGCAACGGCTGGTCGCGCGAGCGCGTGGTGCCGTCGGCGGAGGTCCGCGATCGCATCGCCGCCGTCTGGCCGCTGCGCGCGCTGGATCCGAACTATCGCGGCGAAGTGGCTGAGCGCTATGCCTACCAAGACGGAAGTGGCGAGGTCGGTTTCGTCAGTTCGGTCAGCGCACCGTTCTGCGGCGACTGTCACCGTGCCCGCGTTTCTGCCGACGGCATGCTCTATACATGCCTGTTTGCCGGGCAGGGCCACGCGCTGCGCGAGGTGCTTGCGGCAGGCGAAGTCGCGTTGGCGGCACATGTCGTCGCACTGTGGTCGAAGCGCGCGGATCGCTACAGCGAAGTCCGAAGCGAGGCCGGTGCCTCGCGCAAGCATGTCGAGATGTACCTGGTCGGCGGCTGA
- a CDS encoding MoaD/ThiS family protein has translation MSVRVEVLYFAALRDAAGIASEHVQIDAATLSALYADAQKRHALPFAQKQLRVAVDGAFAGWDDALRAGSTVAFIPPVSGG, from the coding sequence ATGAGCGTGCGTGTCGAAGTGCTGTATTTCGCTGCATTGCGCGATGCGGCCGGCATCGCCAGCGAGCATGTCCAGATCGACGCCGCGACGCTCTCCGCGCTGTATGCCGACGCGCAAAAGCGGCATGCGTTGCCGTTCGCGCAAAAGCAGTTGCGGGTCGCGGTGGATGGCGCGTTCGCGGGCTGGGACGATGCGCTCCGCGCGGGCTCGACCGTGGCGTTCATACCGCCGGTCTCGGGAGGCTGA
- a CDS encoding glycosyltransferase family 4 protein produces the protein MRHIAGLLAEAGETVHVVAHRWAGASKACEESVHGRLIIHRIAFDQPVLDRFSPSNADRDPRARRAMTTSTFPAQAFSWQVALLAESLIQAEGIDVIEAQEWEAPLYYLQLRRRLGLGPARHPPCVVHLHSSTEQIFAANAWDTSVLDYAPAASAEAFSIGACDALLSPSRFIAEEAMLRHGIQSSDITVLPYPIGDALPLERSSRVWSGRSICHVGRLEPRKGVIELADAVAAIAVEYPDLRIDFVGGDTPMEVTGGLGVGEAIRNRVPAHVRNQFRFHGSCDAVGVANILAGACAAIVPSRWENFPYSCIESMASGLPVIVSPNGGMRELVSDGVSGWIASEASPPGLAGALRRALASSGPERERMGRAARSAVTRTCDNAEVVRRHLQLKDRLIRKHKGRGTLPLSRASAPAADIVKGRCTGHSDGPANLGVVVSVRGQGERSRLWLRYAPRIFHRTRSASCALRLHTCWQHTFPNPVGK, from the coding sequence GTGCGGCACATCGCCGGCCTGTTGGCCGAGGCAGGCGAAACCGTGCATGTCGTTGCTCATCGATGGGCAGGCGCATCCAAGGCATGCGAGGAATCAGTCCATGGCCGCTTGATCATCCACAGGATTGCATTCGATCAGCCTGTGTTGGATCGGTTTTCTCCGTCGAACGCCGACCGTGACCCTCGAGCGAGACGGGCAATGACTACCTCCACCTTTCCAGCCCAGGCTTTCTCCTGGCAGGTGGCGCTGCTGGCGGAAAGCCTGATCCAGGCCGAGGGAATCGACGTCATCGAGGCGCAGGAATGGGAGGCGCCGCTGTACTACCTACAACTGCGGCGACGGCTTGGACTCGGTCCGGCCAGGCACCCCCCATGCGTGGTGCACCTGCATTCCTCGACCGAACAGATTTTCGCGGCCAATGCATGGGATACCAGTGTCCTGGACTACGCACCGGCCGCGAGTGCAGAAGCATTCTCGATTGGTGCCTGTGATGCCTTGTTGTCACCCAGCCGTTTCATTGCCGAAGAAGCCATGCTTCGCCATGGAATCCAGAGCTCGGACATCACGGTCTTGCCCTATCCGATCGGTGACGCACTGCCGTTGGAGCGTTCCTCGCGGGTCTGGTCCGGCCGATCGATTTGCCATGTAGGAAGACTCGAGCCGCGCAAGGGCGTGATCGAGCTGGCGGATGCGGTTGCTGCCATCGCGGTCGAATACCCCGATTTGAGGATCGACTTCGTCGGTGGCGATACGCCGATGGAGGTCACCGGTGGACTCGGGGTAGGTGAGGCGATACGCAACCGGGTACCGGCCCACGTGCGCAACCAGTTTCGATTTCATGGCTCCTGTGACGCGGTCGGAGTGGCGAACATACTGGCCGGTGCCTGTGCAGCGATCGTTCCGTCTCGATGGGAGAATTTTCCCTACAGCTGCATCGAATCCATGGCCAGTGGATTGCCGGTGATCGTCTCCCCGAACGGGGGCATGCGCGAATTGGTAAGCGACGGCGTCTCGGGTTGGATCGCATCCGAGGCATCTCCGCCCGGGCTGGCCGGCGCACTGCGGCGAGCATTGGCATCGTCTGGCCCCGAGCGCGAGCGTATGGGTCGGGCTGCTCGCTCGGCGGTTACCCGCACATGCGATAACGCCGAGGTGGTGCGCCGGCACCTGCAGCTGAAGGATCGGCTGATTCGCAAGCACAAGGGGCGAGGAACACTCCCACTGTCTCGAGCCTCCGCTCCCGCGGCAGACATCGTGAAAGGGCGTTGCACAGGGCACTCCGACGGCCCTGCCAATCTCGGCGTGGTTGTGAGCGTCCGGGGACAGGGGGAGCGGAGCCGCTTGTGGCTTCGCTACGCGCCCAGGATCTTTCACCGAACGCGGTCAGCATCGTGTGCCTTGCGGCTTCACACGTGCTGGCAACACACGTTTCCGAACCCGGTTGGGAAATAG